In Nematostella vectensis chromosome 3, jaNemVect1.1, whole genome shotgun sequence, the genomic window CTttacaaaatccatgcaaggcCAAAACACGTATATAGTCCAAAATAACCTCCTCTTATCTGATGTCGAATTCCAGAATTTCGAGCTTCTCCTTTAAAGGACCCTTGAGTGATTTTCTACGTAGCCCTCAAGTCGGTATGAATGACTCACCACATCGTTCAGAATATAAGTAAATAATTTTGTACATTTTTCCCGCCACCAGTCAGATCGTATTGCGTTATCGATCAACTCTACTCCTAGCGAAAGCACTTATTATTAATTGATAGTAGTAAGATCAGAACAATGGTAAATGTGTTTGGGGAATCATCTAAAAATCCTATGGCTCGCATGCCTGGGCTTAATTATTCATAACCTGCGATATTCTAGCTTTTATTACTAACCTCAATAAATTTACAGAGCCCAAAAATGGAAATTGGAAGTGCTTCTAAAGTTGCTCTTCAGTCTAACGTCATTGAAGCAACGAGGAAGTAACCGAATGAAAAGACATCCCTTTCATGTCAGCGGCTTTCGATAAAGTCTGACGTAAATAAAGAAGAACAAGATCGACCTGCATAATAGAAGTTTCGCTgctattgaaaaaaaaggatttttccCCTGGAGGCATTTTAGTCTGAGGAGATTCTTGTGCGGGGATTACTCCAACCTTCATTTCACCGTCCTCATTTTGAGATTCGATGAATCAAAGGGAAGAGAGGTATCTACAATGGCTCAAAGACCGTCATGCTAACAGGATTCTGCTTGCTAATCATGTCGACGAGGCAGGCCTATCACAGGTCCATCATTGTGCGTATAGAGGCTTTCTGAGCTGTTTGAAATGGCTCGCAAAACACGGTGGAAACTTATCAGCGAGGTAAGCACATCTCTCCTTGGTATGTATTGGTATGTAATCTAAACGTTTTAGAGCCAAAAACGTTTGAATCGGATACACTTCGTTTTCTTTACGTTTTACAAAAGAGGCTCCAGATAATTTCGCGTAATCTGTAAATGGTGATTATTTTAATTGCGAGAAATGTAAGTTCGTCGCGAATGTTTCCGTTCCCTGCGAGCACTTTGTTTTCACTGTCTGAATAAAGCATcaaagaagtatttattatgGAGGGTAACGAGTTGTCACGAACGGCGTTGCAGCGCGAAAATGGGTGCAAATATTCATACCCTTGTTATCCTATtcaatttccttttttgttgttCGAAACCATTTTCTTAACAGAAAGACAATGGTTGTTACATTGGCTGATAGTAACAATTTAAGTTGCTGCTTTCGAACATCTTCGGCGAAGTAATTCAATGTGTGTCGTCATTTAAAGTAAAGCGAGAATTCTTTTTACGAGGATTCGCATATATGAGATATGAGAACCCAAAATATAAAAGCGGCGGTATTTTTGCAATCGCTACAAGTTCAGTCATTTTTGCCGTCTATATTGTCTGTAATGGTAGAATGTGCTCTGAAGTCTTTTTGTGCCGTCTATATTGTCTGTAATGGTAGAATGTGCTATGAAGTCTTTTTGTGCCGTCTATATTGTCTGTAATGGTAGAATGTGCTATGAAGTCTTTTTGTGCCGTCTATATCATCTGTTATGGTACAGTGTGCTTTAAAGTCATGATAACAGTTTTATTCTGTGGCGGTTTATTCAAAAGATGCTGAACGAATCATGATTAGAGACACTTTAACTACAAGAGAAGGAATAGGCCGAGGTGGAAGTGGTTGTTGATAACTTATCACCAACAGGCTACTGAAGGAGACAGTACGTTTATTACAGACTAATAATTGATCTAATGATCTCTAAGGGAGGCAGGTTACGTGCCGATCTGCAAGTAAGATGGTGATCAAAAATGATCTGTTTACGGGCTACTCTATCAACTGATCGTTAAAAGATGAGCCATTTAaacagaaaatagaaaaatagaaaattgcTTTCCCATAGAGGACGGTCATCTCCGCATACTTTGATGTTCATATCGTTCTTTAAACCTGACGATATGTGGTCAACCCCTAATGTCTTGGTGTTCATAACGTCTTTAAAGCTGATTACTTAGAAAATCCCATAATACCTACCTTTTAGTTGATAATGTCCAGATTAGGCTAAGTTGAAACGTAtgatccatgagccgtattcaatgcaaattaaTGTAAATGAACCAGGTGCattgttttatatttcatttgcatgcatttgcattaaatacggctcatggaaaaTGCGACGTTTGTGCATGGCCTTTAGGTACTCATCTCTAAATACTCATGAGTATGAATgccgacagagcaaaaaaaatggcatgaaattttccaattattATAAGcacaagattccgcatacaaggagttcctctgaccaaaagcttaattcaaatttttaaagaaatttagaagatatgaaatttagatattagcaagcaaagttggcttaatttctgatcagagcccgacttctgcCAACAAACGGGGAGAAtttatactttgaacatttgaaaattgcacttcaagcctcatatttCGAAGACGAAACCATTAgagaaaaacactttttgatatgttggttaaCATGACATAatgaacctctatgcaaaaattcaagcttaccgaagttaaccagcccttttttgggaaaacttgccatttttttgcccTGTCATGAATGCCGTAATTTCTTTATACTCATGTTGTAAACTGTTTTACCAGCTCAGGCGAGGGATCTGTTGCTGCTCATTATGCTGCAGCGGGCGGCCATCTAGAGACTCTTCAATGGATCTATCGCCGCTCATCGAGAACCATAGCAATCAAGGTACCCCCATCGGCTCATTCACACTTGGTTTATACCACCATCGGCTCATTCACACTTGGTTTATACCCCCATCGGCTCATTCACACTTGGTTTATACCACCATCGGCTCATTCACACTTGGTTTATACCACCATCGGGTCATTCACACTTGGTTTGTACCACCATCGGGTCATTCACACTTGGTTTATACCACCATCGGGTCATTCACACTTGGTTTATACCACCATCGGCTCATTCACACTTGGTTTATACCACCATCGGCTCATTCACACTTGGTTTGTACCACCATCGGGTCATTCACACTTGGTTTGTACCACCATCGGGTCATTCACACTTGGTTTGTACCACCATCGGGTCATTCACACTTGGTTTATACCCCCATCGGGTCATTCACACTTGGTTTATACCACCATCGGCTCATTCACACTTGGTTAATACCACCATCGGGTCATTCACACTGGGTTTATACAGTACGCGCGGGGCTGACtgacttttttattgttttgctttttttgtaGGACAATAATGGTGCCACGCCGCTATATTTTGCAGGTAAGATATCAATCgtttagggagtgttcattgattacaccgaggggggggggggggggggaagatcTTTACACAAGAtaccttaaaatttcagagcccccctttcattgtaaaaattttttcggtgcccccccccatTATAGAACCCCAAAATTGCCACTTTGCTCATCATgctgtttgttttttcatttttttcagcCCAGGAGGGTCACCTGGACTGCCTGATATGGCTCGCCAAGCGCAGCGCGACCACCCATAGCCAGGTGTCCGTAGATGGAATGACCGCTGCCCATGCCGCGGCGCAGGAAGGACATCTTGAATGTCTGCGATTCCTCATCATGTCTGCTGGTTGTAGTGGACTGGCGCGAGACAGGTCTGGCTGTACGCCAATGCACTTCGGTAGGTAACCATAGTAACCGTAGGAAGATCGCGAATCCACACGACCGGGGTACGCAGGCTCTTACAAGTGGTTAGAATgcgattttttattttatatttgcgTTTTGTTATGTAGAAGTTGACATTCTCAAAACTTATTATACCGTTAAAAGCATGTGAAATACATATCTGTCATATCTTTACGCGTTGCTTCGTGTATGCAAATACGCCATGGCCTACTTTGATCAAACGcacaaatacgaaaaaaaataattgaaaatcTAAAATCAACAACTTAATTTAAAAATTGACTAAAATTAACCACACCTTCAGAATACTAACCATCTTTTTGTGACGCCCAAATTTAAAAGCACCAGCGAAAAGCCCAACAACAAAACTTTAACGCGTTAGAAATGTTTTAGGGGTTGATCTATATCACTCTTGGCAACGACCCGATTTTGGAGGGTTTTCGCGCGTACGGTGGTTGAGGTGGTCTATCAATCAATTCATCTAGCATGTTTACCTGTCAAAATGAGAGATCTAAAGATCCCGATTTAATATAGTCGCAAATGTTCTGAATCCACGATTCATGTTTCAGCGGCTGCAGGAGGACACAGGTCATGCGTACACTGGCTATCCTCCCATGGCTGGGGGACTGGGAGCGAGAGGAACAAAACGGGATCCACTCCCCTTCACGTGGCCGCCGAACACGGTCACCTGGAGGTGGTCAAGCTACTGATGAGAGGGTACGTATGTACAGCACACTTATACACAAGACGAGCTTTTCTTTTCGAACATGTACTGGCACGTGATACCCCAATCAAAACACGTGGCAATCACTCTTAAAGGCACGTGACGGTTACAAGCTGTGGCTTATTCTCGCAACAAGCGTTTCTCTTAAAGCATTTGTAGGTCTTTGATACCCATGTAAAGCATACAGATTCACTGCGACGtgttatctttatttaatCTTTTATGCTATTTCAGTGGTGCGCGAGCTGACCTGTATGATAAAAGTGGTAGGACGGCATATGACATCGCGGTGGAGACTGGGAACGAGGCTTGTGCCCAGTTTCTTCTGCAGGTGCGACGACCTTATTGTTTCGTCTAAGAAATAGGACCCCATTGTTTTAAAGGTGGATTCTGGAAAGTAGTTCTGCATGATggttgtcttgttttttttttgttgttgttgttgttgtttttgttttatcttgTGAGCCAGTTACTAGAGGTGAACACAATCGGTCTAGAGATTCCTTATTGCAAGATTCATTCACATGtggtaatttttattttatttgattcTTAGGCAACACATAAGACTCTGAATGGTCTTCTGGATAATATTTTCGCCCACCAATCCAGTCTTAAGAAAGTACGTTTCGAGAGAAAAGCCATCGAAAAAGGAATCAGGGATAGCAACCCCGAATTGCACGTCAATTATGTTCCGGGCACCCAATCAAATGCGGTGGATTCACGTGACCCTCGAGCTAGAAGACAGCGATCTCGGAGTTTTGCTTACCCGAGTCGGGAAGTGCAGCGAGAAGCGAGAGCGCTTCAAACGAGGAGTTTTTCCACCGAATCGCTTAGCAAATACCTCAATGCGAACTATTTACCTGGATTTGAGGCGGCTCTTCCTCCAGTTCAGAAGCATTCCAGCTCCAAAAGCTACACGGAAAACTTAGTCCAGGAACCCGTCGCTATCGAGCCTTTGAAGAGGACAATCTCGGTTTCAGTAAAATCCGAAAGAAAGCCGACAGCGCGTGTCTTTCGTTCGCAAACGTGGCGCGAAGGACGTCGAACTGTTCTCGGTGACTGGTCGTCAGCGAGAGGACACTCGTTCAGGGTTCCGGGCACGGCACAGCAATACGAGGTCAGTAAAGATATTCTTATTAAGATTATAACGATACCTCTGATTTTTTTAACCAAAGACTCACTATTGGGTTATAATTGCTGGACATGCAATTTATTTATGGAGATTTCTGGGGCTATTTGTTGAACCGGAAACATCGGGGACGTAGAATCACTTTGAAAAGGAAGCCcaaccatttttttattttgtttgaaggtGGCGGGAGAGACATCACCAGGCCGGCCAAGTGTGTCTGCGCTGGTTTCCAGTGTTAAAAATAGGTTATCCTGGCGAGAAAAGGTAAGGAAGCGTTTGTATCATAattcagacagacagacagacagacagacagacagacagacagacagacagacagacagacagacagacagacagacagacagacagacagataaaGAGACAAAGAGGGATGAGGGATGATCGACGATGAAAAAGAAGATAGAAAAACTAACAGTGCAGTGTTGAGTAGATATATGGAGAAGTAAACACCTCGGAAATGGAGAGAGAGAAAAGACAAAGAGGATTTATCGCAAAGTTTATTagatcttgtttttttctttcttagaaACCTTCCGTTGAGGCCTACGATCCCAGGGACCTTGTTCCCTACCCTGGTGAGCCACCAAGTGACGACACGAACATATTTCGGCGCCTCTACCGTCTCTCGAAGAGAAAACTTTCGCGCACTTCAAGCTTTGCCGTTCAAGGATCCTCAACAAGCAGGCCACCCCTCCGAAGACAGGAAGAAATCACTCGGGACTCATTTCTTGTTAGCGGCAATGACGACTTTATTTCTGGCGCTACCGAAGCGTCACCCGCGACGAGTCATCGATCGTTTGAAAGCGAGCAGCAAGTAATTCGATTGGGTACGGATATGGCCAGCGCTAGTTTGAACGATAGCCCCAAAAGTGATGTGcataccacaggtagcccagctATGGGGGCGAAAGAAATCCGCCAGGAAAACGGGCACCAAGGACAGGTTGTCAAATATGGCAATAGATCAAGCGTAACGGATTTTAAATTAGAAAACATACGACtgaatataaaagaaaatgcGTTAATTTGGTAAACAGGGGAAATACACACATACAGCATAATAAGTCTATCAATGAAATATTAATAAAGTGTTATATTCTTTGCTAAAGTTGAATCCTATTTGTTAGTAAACGTATGTTGGCCCTTTTATATCATATAAGCACAAGATACCGCGCCTCACTCCATGTTACTTGTGTCCGTGTTATCAGGGTTTTGTGGTCTACCAATAGATACAGACGCCTCACTTTATGTTACTGGTGTCCGTGTTATCAGGGTTTTGTCTATCAATAGATACAGACGCCTCACTTTATGTTACTGGTGTCCGTGTTATCAGGGTTTTGTGGTCTATCAATAGATACAGACGCCTTACTTTATGTTACTGGTGTCCGTGTTATCAGGGTTTTGTGGTCTATCAATAGATACAGACGCCTCACTTTATGTTACTGGTGTCCGTGTTATCAGGGTTTTGTGGTCTATCAATAGATACAGACTCCTTACTTTATGTTACTGGTGTCCGTGTTATCAGGGTTTTGTGGTCTATCAATAGATACAGACTCCTTACTTTATGTTACTGGTGTCCGTGTTATCAGGGTTTTGTGGTCTATCAATAGATACAGACGCCTCACTTTATGTTACTGGTGTCCGTGTTATCAGGGTTTTGTCGTCTATCAATAGATACAGACGcctaatgcctggtgcacactagtgacataacaacataatgacataggcgcgtgcacccttatgtccatatgttcaagtgtgaatggttcgacaaTTTGACTgaagcccaacataacgacatgaacataacgacataagagaaaataaacatgtttttttcttttatgtcattatttccatgtcgttatgtcgggcttaaaagagtgctcgcgcccatgttgttatgtcgttatgtcactagtgtgcactaggcataactcTATGTTACTGTGTTCTTGTTATCAGGGTTGTGTGGTTTATCACTAGATACAGACGCCTCACTTTATGTTACTGTGTTCGGATTATCAGGGTTGTGTGGTTTATCAATAGATAAAGACGCCTCATATGTTACTGGTGTTCGTGTTATAAGGGTTGTGTGGTTTATCACTAGATACAGACGCCTCACTTTATGTTACTATGTTCGGATTATCAGGGTTGTGTCGTTTATCAATAGATAAAGACGCTTCATTCTATGTTACTGGTGTTCGTGTTAGCAAGGTTGTTTGGTCTATCACTTGATGCAGACGCCTCACTTTATGTTACTGGTGATCGTGTTATCAAGGTAGTGTGGTCtatcaatatatacagaagcCTCACTTTATGTTACTGGTGATCGTGCTATCAAGGTAGTGTGATCtatcaatatatacagaagcCTCACTTTATGTTACTGGTGATCGTGTTATCAGGGTAGTGTGGTCtatcaatatatacagaagcCTCACTTTATGTTACTGGTGATCGTGTTATCAAGGTAGTGTGGTCtatcaatatatacagaagcCTCACTTTATGTTACTGGTGATCGTGTAATCAAAGGTTACGTGGTCTGTCACTAGATGTAGACGCCCCACTAACCATGTTACTGGTTATAAGGATTGATAGATGTTGTTTCGAcgcatatattttttttttcttacgcATCCGTCATC contains:
- the LOC116604705 gene encoding protein phosphatase 1 regulatory subunit 12A isoform X2 — encoded protein: MVPRRYILQEGHLDCLIWLAKRSATTHSQVSVDGMTAAHAAAQEGHLECLRFLIMSAGCSGLARDRSGCTPMHFAAAGGHRSCVHWLSSHGWGTGSERNKTGSTPLHVAAEHGHLEVVKLLMRGGARADLYDKSGRTAYDIAVETGNEACAQFLLQATHKTLNGLLDNIFAHQSSLKKVRFERKAIEKGIRDSNPELHVNYVPGTQSNAVDSRDPRARRQRSRSFAYPSREVQREARALQTRSFSTESLSKYLNANYLPGFEAALPPVQKHSSSKSYTENLVQEPVAIEPLKRTISVSVKSERKPTARVFRSQTWREGRRTVLGDWSSARGHSFRVPGTAQQYEVAGETSPGRPSVSALVSSVKNRLSWREKKPSVEAYDPRDLVPYPGEPPSDDTNIFRRLYRLSKRKLSRTSSFAVQGSSTSRPPLRRQEEITRDSFLVSGNDDFISGATEASPATSHRSFESEQQVIRLGTDMASASLNDSPKSDVHTTGSPAMGAKEIRQENGHQGQVVKYGNRSSVTDFKLENIRLNIKENALIW
- the LOC116604705 gene encoding espin isoform X1 yields the protein MNQREERYLQWLKDRHANRILLANHVDEAGLSQVHHCAYRGFLSCLKWLAKHGGNLSASSGEGSVAAHYAAAGGHLETLQWIYRRSSRTIAIKDNNGATPLYFAAQEGHLDCLIWLAKRSATTHSQVSVDGMTAAHAAAQEGHLECLRFLIMSAGCSGLARDRSGCTPMHFAAAGGHRSCVHWLSSHGWGTGSERNKTGSTPLHVAAEHGHLEVVKLLMRGGARADLYDKSGRTAYDIAVETGNEACAQFLLQATHKTLNGLLDNIFAHQSSLKKVRFERKAIEKGIRDSNPELHVNYVPGTQSNAVDSRDPRARRQRSRSFAYPSREVQREARALQTRSFSTESLSKYLNANYLPGFEAALPPVQKHSSSKSYTENLVQEPVAIEPLKRTISVSVKSERKPTARVFRSQTWREGRRTVLGDWSSARGHSFRVPGTAQQYEVAGETSPGRPSVSALVSSVKNRLSWREKKPSVEAYDPRDLVPYPGEPPSDDTNIFRRLYRLSKRKLSRTSSFAVQGSSTSRPPLRRQEEITRDSFLVSGNDDFISGATEASPATSHRSFESEQQVIRLGTDMASASLNDSPKSDVHTTGSPAMGAKEIRQENGHQGQVVKYGNRSSVTDFKLENIRLNIKENALIW